Proteins encoded within one genomic window of Rhododendron vialii isolate Sample 1 chromosome 1a, ASM3025357v1:
- the LOC131333825 gene encoding cytochrome P450 86A8-like, with translation MDVSIALLLFTAITSYLLWFTFISRSLKGPRVWPLLGSLPGLIENCDRLHEWIADNLRACGGTYQTCICAIPFLARKQGHVTVTCDPRNLEHILKTRFDNYPKGPTWQAVFHDLLGQGIFNSDGDTWLFQRKTAALEFTTRTLRQAMARWVNRAIKLRLCPILETAWLEAESVDLQDLMLRLTFDNICGLAFGKDPQTLSPGLPDNSFAAAFDRATEATLQRFIFPEILWKLKKWLRLGMEVGLSRSLGHVDGYLSDVIKTRKEELMSQQKDSNPHDDLLSRFMKKKESYSEKFLQHVALNFILAGRDTSSAALSWFFYLVIQNPIVEENIIKEICTVLIETRGDDVSKWVIEPLEFEEVDRLVYLKASLSETLRLYPSVPEDSKHVVADDILPDGTFVPSGSSVTYSIYSAGRMKSTWGEDCLEFRPERWLSVERKSFVIHDQFKFVAFNAGPRICLGRDLAYLQMKSIAAAVLLRHRLAVVPGHKVEQKMSLTLFMKYGLKVNVYKRDLSAIMESVRKERESESVGGGSGSGGGVDVVVGVDK, from the coding sequence ATGGATGTATCTATAGCTCTACTGCTATTCACGGCGATCACTAGTTATCTGCTGTGGTTCACCTTCATCTCAAGATCATTGAAGGGTCCACGTGTCTGGCCCTTATTGGGCAGCTTACCAGGATTGATCGAGAACTGCGACCGCTTGCATGAGTGGATCGCAGACAATCTGCGCGCGTGCGGCGGCACGTACCAGACCTGTATATGTGCAATTCCCTTTCTGGCCCGGAAGCAAGGTCACGTGACGGTCACGTGCGATCCGAGGAATCTGGAGCATATACTCAAGACCCGGTTCGACAATTACCCGAAGGGCCCCACCTGGCAGGCCGTTTTTCACGACTTGCTTGGCCAGGGGATCTTCAATTCCGACGGTGACACGTGGCTCTTCCAGCGGAAGACGGCTGCCCTCGAGTTCACGACTCGGACGCTGCGCCAAGCCATGGCTCGGTGGGTGAACCGAGCCATCAAGCTGAGGTTATGTCCTATTCTGGAGACGGCTTGGCTCGAAGCTGAGTCGGTAGATCTGCAAGATCTCATGCTCCGGCTCACTTTCGACAACATTTGTGGCTTGGCTTTCGGGAAAGACCCTCAAACCTTATCCCCGGGGCTACCCGATAACAGCTTCGCAGCAGCTTTTGACCGAGCCACCGAAGCCACGCTGCAGCGGTTTATATTCCCAGAGATCTTGTGGAAGCTCAAGAAATGGCTCCGGCTCGGAATGGAAGTTGGCTTGAGCCGAAGCCTCGGGCACGTGGACGGTTACTTGTCCGACGTCATCAAGACACGCAAGGAAGAGCTGATGAGTCAGCAAAAGGATTCTAACCCTCACGATGACTTGCTCTCGAGATtcatgaagaagaaagaatccTACTCGGAGAAATTCCTCCAACACGTGGCACTCAATTTCATCCTAGCTGGACGCGACACGTCATCTGCCGCACTGAGctggtttttttatttggttatccaaaacccaataGTCGAAGAAAATATCATAAAAGAAATCTGCACGGTTCTGATCGAGACACGTGGTGATGATGTGTCAAAGTGGGTTATCGAGCCGCTTGAATTTGAGGAAGTAGATCGTTTGGTGTATCTCAAGGCTTCGCTATCAGAAACCCTCCGGCTATATCCATCGGTGCCGGAGGACTCGAAACACGTGGTCGCCGATGATATTTTGCCCGACGGGACATTTGTTCCGTCGGGATCGTCGGTAACATACTCGATATACTCTGCCGGGAGAATGAAGTCCACGTGGGGGGAGGACTGTTTGGAATTCCGGCCGGAGAGGTGGTTGTCCGTTGAGCGCAAGAGTTTTGTGATCCACGACCAGTTCAAGTTCGTGGCGTTCAATGCCGGTCCAAGGATCTGTTTGGGGAGGGATTTGGCTTACTTGCAAATGAAGTCGATCGCAGCAGCGGTGTTGCTCCGCCACCGGCTGGCGGTGGTTCCCGGCCACAAGGTGGAGCAGAAGATGTCCCTTACTTTGTTTATGAAGTATGGGCTCAAGGTCAATGTGTACAAAAGGGATTTATCAGCAATTATGGAAAGCGttagaaaggagagagaaagtgagagtgTCGGCGGTGGCAGTGGCAGCGGTGGTGGGGTGGATGTGGTGGTTGGGGTCGATAAATGA